The stretch of DNA CGCCTTCGCTGACCGCCAAGGTCGTCGGCAAGTCGGCCGAGCCCGATCCGGCGTGGCGCAACGAGCTGACCCGCGCCGCCATGAACGTGCGATTCCCGATCCGCTCGGTGCTTGCCGAGCCGGTCGTGAAGCTGACGATGCTGATGGACCTGAAACCCGGCGACGTGATCCCGATCACCATCTCGGGCGACGTGCCGGTGATGGTCGGCAACAACCGGCTCGGCTGCGGCACGGTCGGCACCTCCAATGGCTTCGCCGCCATCCAGCTCACCTCGATTACCCGTTTCGACGAAGGATTTGCAGCATGAACGACATGACCGGAGGCTTCCCGCCCCCGTCTTCCTTTGCCGATGCCGCGGTGGCCGCCAATTTCCGGCTGCTCCAGGATGTCGACGTCAAGCTGACCGTCGAGATCGGCTCGACCAGCCTGACGTTGCGCGAACTGCTCGCACTCGGCGAATCCAGCGTGATCGAGCTCGACCGGCAGGCCAACGAACTGCTCGACGTATTCGTCAACGGCACGCTGATCGGTCGCGGCGAAGTCGTCACGGTCGGCGAGCGGTTCGGCGTGCGGATGACCGAACTGGTCAGCCCCGACAAATCCCTCGTCGCGCGCGGCTGAACCCGATGCTCTGGACCTATATCCTCAAGCTCGTCGTGCTGCTCCCGCTGGTCTGCGGGCTCATGTTCGGCTGCCTGTATCTGTGGCGCAAGTTCGAGAGCCGCATGCCGGGCAAGCCGTCGACCCGGCTGATCGGCGTCAAGGAAACGATGATGATCTCGCCGGGCCTGCGCCTCGCGGTGATCGATTTCGAGGGCCGCCGGCTGCTGGTCTCGGTCGGCCGCGGCGGCGTGCACCTGATCGACAAGGTCGACGCATGACGGCCGCTGTTCGTCCAACGGTTACCCGCAAGGGTTCTGGCCCGTCGCTGTTCCTCGCGCCGAAACCTTCCCTGTTTTCCCGCGAACGCGGGAATCCAGGAGCCACGAACGGTACGCTCCGTAACCCTGGATCCCCGCGTTCGCGGGGAAACGGGCGGGTCTGGATAGGGCTCGCGCTTCTGTTGGCCCTGTTCCTCGCGATGCCCGCCTTCGCACAGGCTGTCCCCGCCCCGACCCCGCCCGCCGTCGGCGACGCTGTCGATCGCGCGCTCGGGCAGCTCGGTGGTCAGGCCGCGGGCAATACCGGCCAGAGCGGCTCGCTGTCGCTTTCGCTGCAAGTCCTCATCATCATGGGGCTGCTCACGGTCCTGCCGGGTATCCTGCTGATGATGACCAGCTTCACGCGGATCATCATCGTGCTCGCGATCCTGCGCCAGGCGCTCGGGCTCCAGCAGACGCCGCCGAACCAGGTGCTGCTCGGGCTGTCGCTGTTCCTGAGCTTCTTCATCATGGCGCCGACGATCAGTCAGATCAACACGACCGCGATCCAGCCCTATGCCGCGGGGCAGCTGGCCGGCACGCAGATGATCACCACCGCAGGCGTGCCGCTCCACGCGTTCATGGTGAAGCAGACGCGGATCAAGGACGTGACGATGTTCGCGCAGATCGCCAAGTCCGGGCCCTATGCGACGCCGACCGACATCCCCTTCTCGGTCCTGCTGCCCGCCTTCGTCACGTCCGAGCTCAAGACCGCGTTCCAGATCGGCTTCCTGATCTTCCTCCCCTTCATCGTCATCGACCTCGTCGTCGCGACCGTGCTCATGTCGCTCGGCATGGCGATGCTCAGCCCGACGATCATCTCGATGCCGTTCAAGCTCCTCCTGTTCGTGCTCGTCGACGGCTGGGCGCTGACGATGGGCAGCCTCGCCAACTCGTTCGCGACCTGAGGCGATGGACGCGCAATATTTCCTGACCGTCGCCAACCAGACGATGTGGGTGCTGGCGCTGGCCAGCGCGCCGATCCTGATCCCGGCGCTGCTCGCGGGACTGATCCTCGGCATGATCCAGGCGGCGACGTCGATCAACGAACAGACGCTGTCGTTCGTGCCCAAGCTGGTGGTCGTAGCGGTATCGATCCTGATCTTCGGCAGCCTGATCCTGGGATTGCTGAGCGATTTCACGATCGGCATATTCGAGCGTATTCCGGATCTGGTTAAGTGAGCGCACTTGCTGCTCCCCTTCCGCTTGCGGGAGGGGTCGGGGGGGGGGCGTGTCCCACCGACCGGACGCCAGTACGTACGTCGTGCCCTCCCCTGACCCCTCCCGCAAGCGGAAGGGGAAGCGCGTAGTGTTGGGCTTCGGGCTCTCGATCGAGCCGCAACTGTGGGCGCTCGTGTTCGTGATGATCCGCATCGGCGCGACGTTCATCGCGGCGCCGGTGTTCGGCAACGTCTCGGTTCCCGTCACCGTGCGCGTCACGCTGTCGGGCGCGATCGGCTTTCTCGTGCTTGCGGCGCATCCGATCGTCCCGCCGCAGACCATCTTCGCGGTCTCCACCATACTCTCAGCCGCCGCCGAGGCGCTGGTCGGCCTCGCGCTCGGCTTCGTCCTCCAGATCGCGTTCGCCGCGCCGATGATCGCCGCCGAGGTGATCGGCGGCGCGATGGGGCTGGGGTTCGCCTCGTCGATCGATCCGCAGAACGGCAAATCGAGCCCCGCGCTCGGCCAGTTCTTCTCGATCATGCTGACGCTGCTGTTCCTGTCGGTCGACGGCCATCTGATCCTGATCGACCTGCTCGTGAAGAGCTATGACGTCCTGCCCCCCGGCGCGGCCTGGATCGGCGTCGAGCGGCTTAAGGCGATCGCGTTCTTCGGCGGGTACGCGTTTCTCGCCGGGCTGCTGCTGGCACTCCCGGTCGGCTTCCTGCTGCTCTGCCTCAACATCGTCGTCGGCATGCTGAGCCGCGCCGCGCCCTCGCTCAACCTGTTCGCGGTCGGCCTGCCCGCCAGCCTCGCGGTCGGCGTTATCACGCTGGCGATCGCGTTCCCGACGATGGGCGACTATATGCTCGTGATCGTCCGCGAAGGCCTCGCCGCAACCGAAAACCTGGTCCTCGCTGATGTTTGAAGATGCCCATGTCTGAAGATGCCCATGTCTGAAGATTCGGGCGAAAAAACCGAAGCCCCAACCGCCAAGCGCAAGAAGGATGCGGTCGAGAAGGGCGACATCCTCAAGTCGCGCGATTTCGCGACCGCGCTGAGCATGCTCGCCGGCGTCGCCTGGCTGATCTACGCCGGCCCAACGCTGATCGCCGCGTGCAAGGCGATCATGACCTCGAGCTTCCAGTTCACGCATGCAGACGTCGAGGATTTCGCGCCCTGGCGACCGCTGATGGAAGCGGGCGGCAAGCTCGCACCATCGCTAATTACCTTGTTCATGGTCAGCATCGGCGCCGCGATCCTGAGCCAGGCGGGGCTTGGGTCGCTCGGGTTCAACGGTGGTCTGCTCGCCCCCAAATACAGCCGCGTCGATCCCGCCGCGGGTCTGAAGCGGATCTTCGGATCGAACGGCTGGATCGAGCTCGGCAAGTCGCTGCTGAAGGTGATCCTGCTCGGTACGATCGGCGGCTGGATGCTGTGGAAGGCGGCGCATTCGACGATGGGGCTCGCCTCGTCCGCGGATCTGAACCAAGCGCTGTCGACGCTCGGCGGGATCTTCAAGGGCATCCTGATCGCGATGGCGTTCGGGCTGTGCGCGATCGCGGGCATCGACCTGCCGATCCAGATCATCCGCCGCCTCGGCAAGATGCGGATGTCGAAGCAGGAGGTGAAGGACGAGCATAAGTCGACCGAGGGCAATGGCGAGGCGAAGGGCCAGATGCGTGCCAAGATGCGCGCGATGGCGAGCGGGGGCTTACGCAAATCGGTCGCGGAGGCGCATGTCGTGCTGACCAACCCGACGCATTTCGCCGTGGCGCTGCGCTATGATCGCGGCAAGGATCAGGTGCCGGTGGTGGTCGCCAAGGGCCGCGGCGCGACCGCGCTGGCGATCCGCGAACTGGCCGGCGAAGGCCGCGTACCGATCCTCGAATACCCTTCGCTCGCGCGCGCCGTCTATTACACGAGCAAGGAGGGGCAGGAGGTGCGCGACGACCTCTACACCGCGATCGCGACCGTGCTGGCCTTCGTCTTCGGACTGAACGCCGCCGCCGGTGGTACGGCAAGCGGGGTGCAACCCTTCGTCACCGTGCCGAAGGATGCGCGGTTCGACGAAAACGGCATGAAACAGGCCTAAACATTCGCCCCGAACGGCCGTTCTTGTGAGCGAGCGCGCACGTGCAGGAACTCTATCATGGTAACATCGACCACCAGCACGACGGCCACGCCGACCCCCACGCCTACGCCTACGCCTACGCCCAGCGCGCAGAACGCCGTCAACGACGCGACTCAGGCGCTGCTCAAGAACCTCAGCGCAGGCTCGGGCGTCGATACCGGCACGCTGGTCACGTCGCTCGTCTCCGCGCAGTTCGCCGCCCGGACGGCGGCGCTGAAGACCAAATCCGACACGCTCACCGCGCAGATCTCGGGCGTCGGCACGCTGAAAAGCACGATGACCGGCTTTTCGACCGCGCTCGCCAACCTGGTGAAGGGCGGGACGTTGCAGACGCAGCCGACCAGCTCGAACGCCGCCGTCCTGTCCGCCACCGCGACGTCGGGCGCCAAATTGTCGGGGCTATCCTCCGCCATCACGGTCACGCGCCTCGCCACCGGGCAGGTCGCGCGCACGACGACCGCCGTCGCGGATCGTACCGCCGACCTTGGCACCGGCGCGCTGACGCTCACGATCGGCAGCGCGAAGCCGGTCTCGATCGATGTCGGCAATGGCAGCATCGATTCAATCGCCGCCGCGATCAACGCCGCGAAGACCGGCGTCACCGCCTCGGTCGTCACCGACGCGAACGGCGGCGCGTATCTTTCGGTCAAGGGCGCGACCGGCAGCGCCAACGCCTTCACGCTGAAGGGCGCGACCGGCGACGCGCTCGATATCGGCGGCAATGCGACAAAGACTAGCCTCGTCTCCACCGCGCAGAACGCGCAGCTGACCGTCGACGGGATCGCCGTCGAACGCGCGAGCAACACGGTCGGCGATCTCGTCACCGGCGTCGTGCTGCAGCTCAACGCCGTGTCGACCGCCCCCGTTTCGCTCACCAGCACCGCGTCGACAGACGCGCTGACGCAAGCGGTCAACGATGTCGTCACGACCTATAACGAGGTGCTGAAAACCATCACCGAACAGACCGATCCGATCACCGGCAACCTCCGCGCGGATCCTGCTGCGAAATCGCTGCTCCGGTCCTTGCAGGCGCTGGTGTCGAAGCCGCTGGTCGGGGGCGCGACCGCGGGCCTTCCGCGGTCGCTGTCGGAGATCGGCGTCGCGACCAACACCGACGGTACGCTGCGAGTCGATTCGGCCCTGCTCGCCAAACAGCTGGCGGCGAACCCCGACACGGTCGAATCGATGTTCGCGCCGTCGGGGACCAATGCGCTCGGCCTGTCCGCGACGCTGACGGCGTTGACCACCAGCGCGACCAGCACGCTGACCGGTCTCGGCGCATCGACCGTGCGCTACACGGCGGCGGAGGCGGACGTCGCCAAGCAGCAGGACAAAGTCACCGACCAGTCGGCACAGCTGACCACGCGCCTGACGCAGCAATATGCCAGCATGAATTCGCGCGTGTCGGCGTATAAATCGACGCAGACCTTCCTCACCAACCAGATCGCAGCGTGGAACAAGGATTCGTGACCTACGCCTCGACGCTCACGCGCGATCCGTTCGCGACCTATCGCCAGATCGACGCGGTCGGCCGTACCGCCACCGCGGACGGACCTGCGCTCGTCCAATTGCTCTACAAGGAACTGGTCGCGGCCCTGCGCGCGGCCGCCTGGGCCTGTGAGAAACGCAAGTTCGCGATCAAGAGCGAGCGCATCACGCGCGCCACCGCCATTCTCTTCGCGCTCGAAGCCGGCCTCGATTTCGAAAAAGGCGGCCAGGTCTCGGAAACGCTCGCCCGGCTGTACGGCGGCGCGCGCAAGACGGTGATCAACGCCTCGCTCGGCCATGACCCACAGCCGTTCCGCGACTCCGCCGACATGCTCGACGAGATCGCGCAGGCCTGGCGGACCGCCAGCGCGGCGTAGCCGCTACCGGCGGAACCAGTGCCGCATGGTGAAATACCCGATCACGCCCACTGCAATCACGACGCAGGCGGCCGCGATCGCGTCGAATGCCCAGGGTTCCTCGGCATAGGGCAGGCCCTTCACGTTCATGCCGTACAGGCCGGTGAGGAACGTCAGCGGCAGGAACACCATCGCCGCGATCGAGATGATCAGCGAGCGGTTGTCGATCTGTTCGGCGCGCAGGTCGGTCAGAGTCTCGTGGATCAGCGCCGAGCGTTCGCGGATCGATTCGAGCTCCTCCGCCATCCGCGCCGCACGGTCCGCCGCCGCCGCCAGATGCAGCCGGTCGTCGTCCGCCAGCCAGTCGCCGGGCAGCGCGGCCAGCTTCTCCAGCGCCGCGCGTTGCGGGCTGAGGAAGCGTTTATAGCCGATCGCCGCCACGCGCACCTTGCTGACCGCGCGGCGCAGTTCGAACACGCGGTTGGCGTCGAGCTGTTCCTCGCAATCGTCGAGCTCGTCGCCGAGCGTCGCCACGTCGGGATCGAGGTCGGCGGTGATCGCGGTCGCGAACGCCGCGATCAGGTCGCCCGGGTCGCGAATCTCGCCGCGCTCGACCATCTTTTCGACCTCGCCGACCGCGATCAACGGTTTGCGCGTCACGGAGTAGACCCGGCCCTTCACGGCCCAGATCCGCACCGAGGCTAGCATGTCGGAGGTGTCGAGCTCCTCCTTCGACCGCCCGCGCAAATTGACGAACGCGCCGTCGCCGACGGCCTCGCACCGCGGCCGGGTCTCCGTCGCGGTCAGCGCGTCGACGACATATTCGAGCAGCTCGGCCTCGTCGCGGAGCCAGGTCTGCGCATGCTCGGCGGTCGTCGACAGATGCACCCAGACGAGGTCGGCGGTGCCGGCAAGCGCTTCCTTGACGTCGACGCGCGTCGCCTCGCCATCGACGATCCGGAACGCAA from Sphingomonas sp. HMP9 encodes:
- a CDS encoding flagellar export chaperone FliS, whose protein sequence is MTYASTLTRDPFATYRQIDAVGRTATADGPALVQLLYKELVAALRAAAWACEKRKFAIKSERITRATAILFALEAGLDFEKGGQVSETLARLYGGARKTVINASLGHDPQPFRDSADMLDEIAQAWRTASAA
- the fliQ gene encoding flagellar biosynthesis protein FliQ; this translates as MDAQYFLTVANQTMWVLALASAPILIPALLAGLILGMIQAATSINEQTLSFVPKLVVVAVSILIFGSLILGLLSDFTIGIFERIPDLVK
- the fliN gene encoding flagellar motor switch protein FliN, which gives rise to MNDMTGGFPPPSSFADAAVAANFRLLQDVDVKLTVEIGSTSLTLRELLALGESSVIELDRQANELLDVFVNGTLIGRGEVVTVGERFGVRMTELVSPDKSLVARG
- the fliD gene encoding flagellar filament capping protein FliD; translated protein: MVTSTTSTTATPTPTPTPTPTPSAQNAVNDATQALLKNLSAGSGVDTGTLVTSLVSAQFAARTAALKTKSDTLTAQISGVGTLKSTMTGFSTALANLVKGGTLQTQPTSSNAAVLSATATSGAKLSGLSSAITVTRLATGQVARTTTAVADRTADLGTGALTLTIGSAKPVSIDVGNGSIDSIAAAINAAKTGVTASVVTDANGGAYLSVKGATGSANAFTLKGATGDALDIGGNATKTSLVSTAQNAQLTVDGIAVERASNTVGDLVTGVVLQLNAVSTAPVSLTSTASTDALTQAVNDVVTTYNEVLKTITEQTDPITGNLRADPAAKSLLRSLQALVSKPLVGGATAGLPRSLSEIGVATNTDGTLRVDSALLAKQLAANPDTVESMFAPSGTNALGLSATLTALTTSATSTLTGLGASTVRYTAAEADVAKQQDKVTDQSAQLTTRLTQQYASMNSRVSAYKSTQTFLTNQIAAWNKDS
- a CDS encoding flagellar biosynthetic protein FliO — translated: MLWTYILKLVVLLPLVCGLMFGCLYLWRKFESRMPGKPSTRLIGVKETMMISPGLRLAVIDFEGRRLLVSVGRGGVHLIDKVDA
- the flhB gene encoding flagellar type III secretion system protein FlhB, whose amino-acid sequence is MSEDSGEKTEAPTAKRKKDAVEKGDILKSRDFATALSMLAGVAWLIYAGPTLIAACKAIMTSSFQFTHADVEDFAPWRPLMEAGGKLAPSLITLFMVSIGAAILSQAGLGSLGFNGGLLAPKYSRVDPAAGLKRIFGSNGWIELGKSLLKVILLGTIGGWMLWKAAHSTMGLASSADLNQALSTLGGIFKGILIAMAFGLCAIAGIDLPIQIIRRLGKMRMSKQEVKDEHKSTEGNGEAKGQMRAKMRAMASGGLRKSVAEAHVVLTNPTHFAVALRYDRGKDQVPVVVAKGRGATALAIRELAGEGRVPILEYPSLARAVYYTSKEGQEVRDDLYTAIATVLAFVFGLNAAAGGTASGVQPFVTVPKDARFDENGMKQA
- the fliR gene encoding flagellar biosynthetic protein FliR, which gives rise to MLGFGLSIEPQLWALVFVMIRIGATFIAAPVFGNVSVPVTVRVTLSGAIGFLVLAAHPIVPPQTIFAVSTILSAAAEALVGLALGFVLQIAFAAPMIAAEVIGGAMGLGFASSIDPQNGKSSPALGQFFSIMLTLLFLSVDGHLILIDLLVKSYDVLPPGAAWIGVERLKAIAFFGGYAFLAGLLLALPVGFLLLCLNIVVGMLSRAAPSLNLFAVGLPASLAVGVITLAIAFPTMGDYMLVIVREGLAATENLVLADV
- the fliP gene encoding flagellar type III secretion system pore protein FliP (The bacterial flagellar biogenesis protein FliP forms a type III secretion system (T3SS)-type pore required for flagellar assembly.), whose amino-acid sequence is MPAFAQAVPAPTPPAVGDAVDRALGQLGGQAAGNTGQSGSLSLSLQVLIIMGLLTVLPGILLMMTSFTRIIIVLAILRQALGLQQTPPNQVLLGLSLFLSFFIMAPTISQINTTAIQPYAAGQLAGTQMITTAGVPLHAFMVKQTRIKDVTMFAQIAKSGPYATPTDIPFSVLLPAFVTSELKTAFQIGFLIFLPFIVIDLVVATVLMSLGMAMLSPTIISMPFKLLLFVLVDGWALTMGSLANSFAT
- a CDS encoding CorA family divalent cation transporter, which translates into the protein MSGFAFRIVDGEATRVDVKEALAGTADLVWVHLSTTAEHAQTWLRDEAELLEYVVDALTATETRPRCEAVGDGAFVNLRGRSKEELDTSDMLASVRIWAVKGRVYSVTRKPLIAVGEVEKMVERGEIRDPGDLIAAFATAITADLDPDVATLGDELDDCEEQLDANRVFELRRAVSKVRVAAIGYKRFLSPQRAALEKLAALPGDWLADDDRLHLAAAADRAARMAEELESIRERSALIHETLTDLRAEQIDNRSLIISIAAMVFLPLTFLTGLYGMNVKGLPYAEEPWAFDAIAAACVVIAVGVIGYFTMRHWFRR